TTCATGATCGACACGGCGCTATCGGGCTAATCGACTGTCTCCAAGGCCTGCCCCGCTGAGCCGAGGTCCTTGCCGAAGCCGCGAACGGTGTTGCACCCTGCCAAGGCGAGACTTCCCGCGATAAGTGCGAAAGTGAAGATGCGACGAGCCATGA
The window above is part of the Novosphingobium sp. 9U genome. Proteins encoded here:
- a CDS encoding entericidin A/B family lipoprotein — encoded protein: MARRIFTFALIAGSLALAGCNTVRGFGKDLGSAGQALETVD